From Alosa sapidissima isolate fAloSap1 chromosome 2, fAloSap1.pri, whole genome shotgun sequence, one genomic window encodes:
- the LOC121697733 gene encoding neurotrophin receptor-interacting factor homolog: MRLVKRHRCDVTRPCEKNYAIFSQQYDHGKNLPSHQLAFSSRLAEESPRLDLPPVTPKPERASQPFAVSLEYSPVYLPTVSNAAAQQPAPAVVPALQPPATASLAHPQVTMYPGRPREPKLHPYQHGEDMENFLLRFERLARTWQWPEREWAVRLVPLLTGKALEAYSAMDEDHADDFQKLKEALLLKFDITKETYRQRFWRSTVPVGETPMETYHRLKHLFRRWVQPEKHTKEEIGEKVIMEQLLNVLSPEVWTWVREHEPEDGKTAAKLALQYINAHKVTPNRPAFTTHHRATGQVQKAVEPLPDLSDNLIQGGDKGP, encoded by the exons ATGAGGCTCGTCAAGAGGCACAGATGCGACGTGACGAGGCCATGCGAGAAGAATTACGCAATTTTCTCACAGCAATACGACCACGGCAAGAATCTCCCCTCACACCAACTAGCATTTTCCAGCAGGCTTGCAGAGGAAAGCCCAAGACTCGACCTGCCACCAGTCACGCCAAAGCCAGAGCGTGCCAGCCAGCCCTTTGCAGTAAGCCTAGAATACTCACCAGTATACTTACCAACAGTGTCCAACGCCGCAGCACAGCAGCCAGCGCCAGCCGTCGTCCCAGCACTGCAGCCGCCAGCGACAGCCAGCCTTGCACACCCACAGGTGACAATGTACCCAGGACGACCCCGTGAACCAAAACTACACCCTTACCAGCATGGAGAAGATATGGAGAATTTCCTGCTGAGGTTTGAGCGTCTCGCACGTACATGGCAGTGGCCAGAACGAGAGTGGGCAGTAAGACTGGTTCCTCTGCTCACTGGTAAAGCCCTGGAAGCATATTCGGCGATGGATGAGGACCATGCAGATGACTTCCAGAAGCTGAAGGAGGCCCTGCTGCTGAAGTTTGACATCACCAAGGAGACATATCGACAGCGGTTCTGGAGGAGCACAGTACCAGTGGGAGAAACACCAATGGAGACCTATCATCGCTTGAAGCATCTCTTCCGTCGTTGGGTGCAACCAGAGAAACACACCAAGGAGGAGATCGGCGAGAAGGTGATTATGGAGCAGCTGCTGAATGTACTGTCCCCAGAGGTGTGGACCTGGGTCCGTGAACATGAGCCAGAAGATGGAAAGACCGCTGCTAAGCTGGCGTTGCAGTACATCAATGCCCACAAGGTGACACCTAACCGCCCAGCGTTCACAACCCATCACAGGGCTACAGGCCAAGTGCAG AAGGCTGTGGAGCCACTACCAGATCTGTCAGATAACTTGATCCAAGGTGGGGATAAAGGGCCATGA